The following DNA comes from Ignavibacteria bacterium.
AACAATGTAATTGCAATAGGCGCGATCAACAACAGGATGTTCCGCGCAGTACCTTTCTGCTGGGGAGGCGGCAGCAGCTTTGGTTCACACATTGATTTTGCTGCTCCGGGCGAAATGATTTTGGGACTGGTTTATAACAATCCCAATTCAACCAACTACTGGTGCGGCACCTCGCAAGCTACGCCAATGACAGCCGGGGTAATTTCATTGCTGCTTGGTGTGAATCCATCATTGACATTTAATGATATATATAATGCGCTGAAAAATTCAGCGCGTGACCAGGTTGGTCCCGCAAACGAAGATACCCCCGGGTTTGATAATTACTTCGGGTGGGGACTTATCGATTCACGCGGCGCATTAAATCAGGTTATAGGAATTATGCCGATATCCACTATTGTACCTGATAAATTTGGGCTAAAACAAAACTATCCTAACCCGTTTAATCCTGTTACCAAGATCAGGTTCGATATCTCAAAAGGCGGAGAAAATGCAAAGCTTACAGTTTATAATTCAAACGGGCAGCAGGTTGCTGTATTAGTGAATGAAGTGGTATCTGCCGGTACGTATGAGATTGAGTTTAATGCGGGAAATTACGCTTCAGGAATTTATTATTATAAGCTTGAGTCCGGTAAGCTTAGTGATATGAAGAAGATGGTTTTAGTGAAGTAAGACAAAAGTGAAAAGGCAAAAGTGAAAAAGCAAAAAACATGTTACAATAATTTGGAATAATTATTCTATGCTTTCCCAAACTGGAGTTTGGGAAAGAGAAAAGACCACATCTGATTCCCAAACTCCGGAATGGGAAAGAAAAAGCTTAAATCTGATTCCCAAACTCCGGTTTGGGAATCTTTTTATGATGCTACATTACCATACATTTTCTGTATAAGCTCAGTTATTCCCAAAAACTCCGCAGCATTTTTCCACAGTAGTTTTTCTTTTACAACACTGTTAAACTCAGACATTGATTCAATTAACTTTCCCGGCACATGCTCCCCCAAGGGGAAAGGATAATCAGAGCCCATTACAATGCAGTCTTCGCCAATCAGGTCAATTAGGAATTTCATAGCCATTTCATCGTGAACGAGCGAATCAAGGTAAAATTTGCCCAGGTAATTTCGCGGGTTTACTTTATTCCGGGTCTGAACAAGATCAGGCCTTACATGAAAACCGTGTTCTATACGCCCAATTGAAAAAGGGAATGAACCACCGCCGTGTGCGAAGCACACTTTCAGGTTTTTATACTTTTCAAATACGCCGCCAAATATCATAGAGCATATTGCCAGCGATGTTTCAGCGGGCATACCAACAAGCCAGGGAAGCCAGTATTCAGGCATCCTGTCTTTGCCGAGCATATCCCAGGGGTGAACGAATACCGCGGCATTCATTTCTTCGCAGGCGTGAAATATCTCGCAGATATCCGGGTCATCCAGATTCTTACCGTGAATATGAGTTCCTATTTCTATTCCCGCAAGTCCAAGCTCTTTCATGCAGCGCTCAAGCTCTTTAACAGAAAGCCCTGTATCCTGCATCGGCAGCGTTCCAAGCCCGATAAACCTTGATGGATTATCCCTGACAACGTCTGCAATATGGTCATTTAAGAAGCGGGAGAGATCATAAGTTTCACCGGGCTTTGCCCAGTAATTGAACATAACCGGCACAGTGGAAATTACCTGCATTGAAACATTGTGTTCATCACACTCCGCAATTCGTTTGGAGCTGCTCCATGAATTTTCGGTTATCTCACGGAAGACCTTATCGCCTATCATCATTTTGGCGCAGCACGGCTTGTGATGTTCTATTGTAGCAAAACCGTGAGTGTTATATTTTTTGTTCAGGTCAGGCCAGTTTTCAGGCAGTATGTGCGTATGTACATCTATCTTCATTACTTAGCAGGAGGCTGAATTACTGTTCCGCATTTGTTGCAGGTGCGTTTATCCATATCGTTCCAGAACTTTTCAAAAATCGGCGGAAGCTGTGTAACAATATCATCGAGCTTAACGAATTCTTCGTATAGCTTGTTGCCGCAGTTTTCACAGTACCACTGGAAAGCATCAAGCTCTTTTTCTTCACGCTTGCGCTCAATTACCAGGCCAACTGTGTTGGCTGGTCTTTGCGGTGAGTGCGGTATGTTTGGCGGAAGGTAGAACATTTCACCTTCTTTAATATGAATATCTTTGGGCTTACCGTCTTCTATAACTTTAACAACTATATCACCTTCTACCTGGTAGAAAAATTCAGCGCCTTCTTCGTAGTGATAATCTTTGCGTGAATTGGGTCCGCCTACAACCATAACGATCAGGTCGCCGTTCACCATACATTTATTGCCAACTGGCGGTTTTAACAGGTGCCGGTTCTCTTCTATCCACTGCTTAAAATTGAATGAACTTAGTGACATTATTATAGCTCCTTATAGTTATTTTAAATTTCGTTTTACATTCTTAGCCTGTTCAAGATGCCTGCGCTGGTGCGCAGCATTTACTTCAAGTATTACAAACGCCGAAAATTTTATCCAGCTTACTGCCGGAGAAGGTAATTTTATCTTTGTAAGATCCCATGGCGCTGATCTTTCAACCAGTTCCATCCATCTATCCTGAAGCTGCAGGTAAGCCTCTGTTGCTTTTGCTTTGTTAATATTTGAATCAGGCACCCATTTGCCGGGTGATTTGAAT
Coding sequences within:
- a CDS encoding amidohydrolase; amino-acid sequence: MKIDVHTHILPENWPDLNKKYNTHGFATIEHHKPCCAKMMIGDKVFREITENSWSSSKRIAECDEHNVSMQVISTVPVMFNYWAKPGETYDLSRFLNDHIADVVRDNPSRFIGLGTLPMQDTGLSVKELERCMKELGLAGIEIGTHIHGKNLDDPDICEIFHACEEMNAAVFVHPWDMLGKDRMPEYWLPWLVGMPAETSLAICSMIFGGVFEKYKNLKVCFAHGGGSFPFSIGRIEHGFHVRPDLVQTRNKVNPRNYLGKFYLDSLVHDEMAMKFLIDLIGEDCIVMGSDYPFPLGEHVPGKLIESMSEFNSVVKEKLLWKNAAEFLGITELIQKMYGNVAS
- a CDS encoding 3-hydroxyanthranilate 3,4-dioxygenase, which encodes MSLSSFNFKQWIEENRHLLKPPVGNKCMVNGDLIVMVVGGPNSRKDYHYEEGAEFFYQVEGDIVVKVIEDGKPKDIHIKEGEMFYLPPNIPHSPQRPANTVGLVIERKREEKELDAFQWYCENCGNKLYEEFVKLDDIVTQLPPIFEKFWNDMDKRTCNKCGTVIQPPAK